The genomic interval GAACACAGGCAGGAGCCGTCGGCCACCTGGGGCAACCAGCGCTGCTTCTGGGCATCAGTCCCGAACTTGAGGATCGAGCCGGCGACGAGCGAATTGGCCACGGAGACGACGGAGGCGATCACCCAATCGGCCCGGGCTAGCTCCTCCATCAGGATTCCGTAGCTGACGACGTCCTGGAAGGCGCCGCCGTATTCCTCGGGAATCATCGGGGCCATGAAGCCCAGCGGCGGCAGCTTGGCGACCAGCTCGAGCGGGTAGCGTTCCTCCCTCTCGTATTGTTCGACGTAGGGAAGGATCTCCTTCTGGGCAAATTCGTGAACGATTTCACGCACTTGACGCTGCTCGAGGGTCAGGTCGAAATCAGCCAGGCGGTCCAGGGGGGTCTGCAACGGGGGCCTCCGAGATTCCGGGGACTGTAGATTTTTCCTGCGAATTCGCCTACTTTGCCGCGCCGTCCCCGGAGGAGCCCGTCATGCGCAAAAGCACCAAGCTGCCGCACCGCAACCGAAGCCGCAGTGCGCGCCATCGCGGCAAGCTGCGCCGGAAGCTACAGCGACGCCGGCTCAAGCAGAGCGGCGGCGGACGGAAGTTCCACCGCTAGTCGAGACGTTCCCGGAGCCACCTTACCCTCCGGCAGCATGTAGAATCCCCGCCATGGGGAGTGACCGGTGAACGAACAGGCCTTGCTCCTGGCCGGTGTCGTGTTCATCGCCTTCTTGGCGGCGCCGATGATCTGGTTCGGCGCCGCGAATGGAGGCGTTGCCTGGTCTGCGGGTTGGATTTGTCTGTTTCTCTCCGGCGTCTGTGTCGTACTCGCCGAGACCTGGCCAGCGTTGCGAGCCGGATACCCGATCCTGGGCACCGCTTTCCCGACGTTGATCTGGATTGGAACCCGACAATTCGCGGGGCGCAGCGTCCCCCGAAGCGTGCTTCTCGCAGCTTCCTTGGCAGCGTTGTTACGGGTAGGCCTCCAGCCATTCGTCTCCGAGGCAGCGACGCAGGCGACCGGCGCGAGCCTCGTCAGCCTTGGCGCCTTCGCGGCCGCGTACGAAATGCAGCGGCTCTCTCGCTCGCCGCGCGGAGGCACGCCCGACACGTTGTTGGCCTTGACCATGCCACTCATCGCCGCAACGGCCTGCCTTTATGCGTGGTACCGGGTCTCGGGCAACGAAGCGAACGGCATGTTCCTCTGGCTGTTGACCGGCATCTTGATCGCTGGTCTCCAGGCGAACTCCGTGGTCGGTCGGATAGGACGAGCCGCGGAGCGCGGCCGCGCGACCCTCGCTGCACTCTTCGATTCCGTGCCGATTGGCCTGGTGCTGTCCGACGCGAGTGGCCGCATCAAGCTGACCAACCCCACGATGGCCAAGATGGTTGGCGACGAACCAGCCGACGCGTGGAAGACACGCTCCGTCGATGATCTCCTTACGCACCTCGGGGGAGCCGGTACAGACCACACGCAGCGTGCCTCCCATCGACTCGATGATCTGCGAGGAGATGTCTGCGAGGAAGAACTCCAGCTACCAGACGATCGCGTCATCGAAACACACGGTCGAACCGTTCTCGCCGAGGATGGCGCGATCGTCGGTCGTTTGATCCTTGCGCGCGATGTCACGATCGAGCGGCAGTTGCAGGAAAAGGCACAACGCACGGGGCGGCTCGAGACCCTCGGC from bacterium carries:
- a CDS encoding PAS domain-containing protein; translated protein: MNEQALLLAGVVFIAFLAAPMIWFGAANGGVAWSAGWICLFLSGVCVVLAETWPALRAGYPILGTAFPTLIWIGTRQFAGRSVPRSVLLAASLAALLRVGLQPFVSEAATQATGASLVSLGAFAAAYEMQRLSRSPRGGTPDTLLALTMPLIAATACLYAWYRVSGNEANGMFLWLLTGILIAGLQANSVVGRIGRAAERGRATLAALFDSVPIGLVLSDASGRIKLTNPTMAKMVGDEPADAWKTRSVDDLLTHLGGAGTDHTQRASHRLDDLRGDVCEEELQLPDDRVIETHGRTVLAEDGAIVGRLILARDVTIERQLQEKAQRTGRLETLGRLAGGIAHDFNNKLTTVIGNAALVRSSLPSGHPQHASLADLESAANECADLTRDLLDFAKRGPRSARPLELEPFLNELIDGLEFRLGSDVTLDIQVHPDVGTIRADPAQLERVITNLLLNARDAVAHGGWIHLAATRVQRAELEQIEIAISDDGIGMDEGTRQRIFDPYFSIKASGTAATGLGLAIVHGIVTSHDGEIHVESCPGQGTKVITTWPTAEVNSGDGVYN